The following is a genomic window from Bdellovibrionota bacterium.
TTTAACTTACTCGTCAATCCGATATGATCCCAGTCCCAGTGACTATAGTAAATAATATTTTGCTTCTTGGAACAACTTTCAGAAATGTTTTTGGGATTAAAGAACTCACCGCCGACATCAAAGTGATAACAATTTTTAGAATCAATTGCCGTGATCCATTGTCCTTGGCCAATATTCCAAAACACTATTTGATTTTGTAGATTCAAAGACATTTTTATTGGAAAAAGGATCAGTAACAAACTAAGGAAGACCATGGAACGCCTTCTTTTCTTGGTAAATGCCGTAGATATTTAAAGCTACTGCCATCATCCACATGTAAGAAATCAAAATTTGAAATTTATCTAAACTCTCTAGCTCTGGTCCAACTGCAGAACAGAGAAATAAAAACCCTTTCCATAGTGGATCCACCAGCAAGTAAAAATAAGGAATGATGTATGACAAAAAACTTAAAGGAAAAAATAGAAAACCAATGAGCGGAGCCAAAACCATATTGGTAATAAAGCTCAGAGGGTTCGGCGCAGAGAGTGGGAGTAGAAAGGGTAGAATCAAAAAATAAATCCAAATATTTTTTGCAATGAGATTTTGCTTTCCGGTCAGACTTAATGTTACGGAGGCCACATAGCTTAAGAGTAAAGAATATGATTTTTTCCATGGGTCAAAGAGGGCTAAGGAAATCAATACTGAGATAAAAATTACTTCGTTTTGATTCCAAAATAACTTTTTCTTTTTCTGGTAAGTGTCGATGCCTATACTCAAAAGCGCTCTTACCACTGGCGGCTCTGCTCCTGTTGCTAGGGCATAAGTGGCCAAAAGAGGTAGAGTAATAAACCTAAGTTGACTTAAGCGAGGTGAAGAAAAAAATTTTTCTACCAATAGACTTAAAAAAATTAAGTGAGAACCGGAAACGATAATCACGTGATAAATCCCCAAATTTTTTAAGTTCTGGGAAAACTCAGAGGATTGAAGTTTTTTTCCACAGACAATGGCTGCATAAATTTCTTTGTAGAAACTATCTGGCGTAAACTTTAAGCATTGAGACTGGAGAGAGCTTGCAATATCCGAAATGCGTACAAAAAGGTCAAATTCGGAAATTCCAATAATCAAACTCAATATAATAGCTATGAACCACATGAATCTTATATAATGCAAATTCGGATCAACAAGAGCTCTATTGTTACGCAAAGTTCCAAGCAGATGTTCTTTCGATCGAATTTAAGAAACAGTTTTATTATGTTAGGGTTTTGTCAAATACACACAAAAACATAGTTATATCATGTAATTATCTATGTTTATTTTTTAAGCAAAGTGCTGAAACCCCTGCAAAACAGTAGGTCTAAGGTCTGGGTTTTGTAATGATCCACATTTTTTGTGGAAAAGTCCCTGAAGAATTCCTTAGTAATCAGTGTGATGCATTAAAACCATAAATAGTATTTAGAGTCAGAAATGTTTGCTTATTTGTGATGGTTTTTTGCAACACTGGACTAATAGCTTGAAGGATACAAATTGTCCTCAAAATTTAGGTCTTTAGCATGCTAAAATTTGTAGTGAACTAAAATCCAAATCCTAAGGAAGGGATAAGGCTTTATGAAATATATTATTACGTTTGTATTTGCTGTATTCAGTATACTCACTATTGTAGGTTGCGCTCATACCCCAACAAACAAAGGCAGCGCAAAGCAAGCCAATGCGAAAAAACACGCGAAAAAACCAAGTGCTGTGAAAAAAGAGGCAGACGTCATTTCGGTACAAAAGAGCGAAGAAGATGGCGAAGGTTACACAAAAAAACTCATCGAAAAACTAGAAAAAGAAAAATCAGAGCTTGAAGTCCAAAATTCGATGCTTATGCAGGCGTTGAGCGAGAGAAAAAAAGCAATCCACAAACTTCCCAAAGGTGAAGTGGTACAGCAATTTCCAGAGTTTGAGGAATTGATCTTTGATCAGGCTAAAACTGCATACAGAGAGAAAGACGAAGAAAGGCTCCAAGAGGCGATTCGTATTATGAGAGCCAATCAACCTCATTCTCAGACCATTGAGAGTATGTTCTTCTGGCTAGCACAGCTTCAAGAGAACAAAAACTTAAATAGCCAGGCACTTGTGACATACGACGAGTTTATAAAGATTTTTCCAAACAGTGAATACGCTCCACAAGCTCTGTTTCTCAAGGGGAAACTCTATGAAAAACTAAACTTAAAACCTCAAGCCCTAAAAATCTACTCAGACATCCGAAAAAACTATCCCCACTCGAGAGAGAAGCATTTTGCGGAAGCAAAGCTTGAGATCAGAGCGGAAGCAAAGCTTGAAAATAAGTTACGACCACAAACGAAAAGGAAATAACTGTGAAGCGCATCTTAGTGAATACATCGTGGGTAATTTTGTTACTTTTTATGGCTCCAGTTTCAGCTCAAGACGAACTTTCGAGCGAGATAGATAAGCTTGAGAGTGGCCAATTGGAAAGTGAATCTCCTGTTGCCGAAGATCCTTCTCAATCGGCAGAAGATATCGAAAGTGAACTCAACGAAGAATTTGGTATTTCAAATCAGAAAAAAGCAGTTGAAGCTGCACCAGAGCCTGTGGAGGCTCCTGAGGAATTGCCGAATGAGATTGCAGGTCCCCAAGACGAAGTTTCTCCTATCGTGGAAGAAACAAAGAGTCCTGAGGAGCTGAATGAAGAATTAACATTGGAAGAAACTGTTCCAATGGATACCGAAAAGAAAGCTCAAGATTTCAAACCTATCAATCCTCCTCCAGCAAAAAACTTAGAGGAAACTCCAGTAGTAGAAGAAGAAAAACTTGCGCCCTATATAGAGCCAACACAATCTGAACCCACTTATTCAGAAAGTGTTCCGAATGATTTCGAAGAAAGAATGCACCGTATTTACAGTCAGTTTTACACAGAGGCGACATCGGATTCAGCATGGACACAAATCGCTGGCGAAAAAATTAAAGAAACATACACAGTACAGCCTGGAGATACACTTTGGGATATCAGTGTGACGTTCTTTGGTAATGGACATTATTGGCCGAAGGTTTGGCAGATGAATGAGAGTATTACCAATCCGCATTTGGTTTCTACGGGATATGTTTTAAAGTTTGTTCCAGGGCAAATCGATACAGCTCCACAGTTGAGAATTACAGAGAATGGCGAGACCCAGCTTGTTCCAGGCACGACAGAACTTTCTACAAAGATTGAAGATCCTTCAATTGCTGCGGGTAGAGGGGAACCAACACCGATTATTCCTCCGCCAGAAAGAAAATATGCTCCTGTTCTTACAACACTTCCACCAAGTTTACCCTACATCATGGGACCAAAATCAGAAGGTTTTGATAAAGATGGTTTTGATATTCAAAATAAACGACCTGCTATTCAGCCAGCAAAAGTTTATTTGACTTCGTATCTTTCAGAAGAAAAACCAATCCACGTTGGTAAAATTATAGAAATGAATGAAGAAGACGACGAAACGGCAACTCTTTATGAAACTGTATTTATCCAAATGACAAATGGTGCGCAGATTGGTGAAAAATTATCAGTTCATAGCCTAGGCCCTCGCATTAAAGACACAGCTGGCAGAGGAATGGGATATGCAGTGATTCAAGAGGGCGAAGTTCAGATTCAAGAGCTTGTGAATCAAAAAGAGGACGTTTACAAAGCGCTTGTTATTCGCAGTATAGGCAATGCAAAAATAGGAAGCTTTGTTGCGAGAAGTCCTTTGGCGGTTGGAAATATCAATGCAGAAAAACCATCACCAACGATCAATGCAGAGGTTGTAGGAAGCACATTTGATGGAGAAAGAAAGATATTAGGATTTCAAGATCTTGTTTATTTAAATAAAGGTTCAAATGAAGGACTTAAAGAAGGACAGGTCTTTACAGTTCTAAAAAGTGTTAGAGATAGAAAAAAAACCAGCCTGGTTGAAGATTTAAAAGAACAGATAGCAAGAATCAAAGTCATTAAAACAACAAGCGAAAGGGCCACTGCAATTGTCCTAAACTCTTCTCAGTTTGTCAGACCCGGAGATTTTATAGGCTCTCAGGCAAAGCTCCCAAAGCCTGAAGAGCTAAAGACTATGGAGGACCAAGATTCTGTTGGTGAAGAGGCTATTCCGGACGAAGATACAGATTCCGAACAAGAATCGGAGTCAGATGAACTAGAATTGGAATAGGGTTTTCACGATATTTGCAGCTCTGTCACCATAGAGGTGGCAAAATCATGAAACCAGTTGAATTTTTATCTATCCTGAGCACACAAGTCTCAGGAGTTAACTTAAAAAGTTTCCAAAAATTACATAGCTTAATCGATATTTATGATCTTAAAAAAGATCCCCGAATGATCTTTGGTGACCAGCTGCCGGAGAAGTTGTCCGAAAACTGGTTCGATAAGGTTTTGCATGAGTATGATTTATTTCAAAAAAATAATATTCATCATATTTATCCCGATCATCCACTTTATCCAAAGGATTTTAAGACTTTAGAAAAACCACCTTTATTTCTTTCGATGCTAGGGGATATCTCATGTCTCAATCGAGATAAAATTTCAGTGGTGGGGAGTCGCTATCCAACGTCTGCCGTTTTGGAGTGGATGGATGTGTATTTAGATCCTATCGTAAAAGATGATATTGTTATTGTAAGTGGGGCCGCGAGAGGTATTGATCAAAAAGCTCATTCGATTTCACTTAAGAGCAGCAAGCCGACGATTGCCTTTTTGCCATCGGGGTTAGGCGAAATTTATCCAAAAGAATTTGCAAGATGGAAAGACAGAATTACAGATTGCGGAGGATTGCTTATAAGTGAATACGCTCACGATCAGTCTATTCACAGCCATCACTTTCATGAGCGAAATAGAATGATCGCAAAGCTTGGATTATTTTTACTGGTTTGTGAGGCCAGAAGAAAGAGTGGGTCCACTATGACAGCAAGGCTTGCAATTGAAAACTCTAAGACTGTCTGCGTGTTACCAGGATTCCCTACAAGTAAAAACAGTCAAGGTTGTTTGGATTTACTATTTCAGGGAGCATTACCTATAAGAGACAGTGATGATCTGAAAGTCTTAATCGAAGCAGAGAAAATGTCGACACAGAGAAATTTGCAGAGAAATTTATTTATCCCAGATTTGTTTCAGGGCATAGAGCGCAGTTATAAAGAATAAAACATTTGGAAGCCAAAGTGCAATTGCGGGATGAATTGTTCCATTTCTAGCAATGGTTTCCATGGAGACATATAAAATCCAATAAGTTACAATCAAGCCAATGGAAACTACAAATCCACCAGACTTTGCCATACGGCGATTCACCACAGTACCTAGTCCTACGCCGATAAGGGAAAAGATAATACAAGCGAAGGGGAGGGCCCATCTTTTGTGATATTCTGTATCTAGCTTTAGATAGCGATCTGACGTGATGTCTTTTTTGGCAAGTTCTCTGTGAATTTCGGTGATGGTCATGGCTTTTGGAGAATCTTCTTTTTCATTTTTATCTAATTCCGGAGTGAGGGAGATATCATAGTTTTCAAATTGAATTTTTGTATAAACACCTTCGCCAGTTCTATGAATGCTCCCCTTAAAGAGTCTTAAAACTGTGGAAGCTAAAGAGAAATCCTTTGGTGATAAAATTTGTCCTTCTTGGGCAATAATGGTTACAGGAACAGACTGAGATCTTTCATCGTAGATAAAAACATCTTTTAGAATTCCTTTTTTCTCATTCACACTATTGGCGTAAACAACAAGATCAAAAAATCCCTCGGCAAAAGTTCCTTCACGAATATTTGAAATCACTTGGCTAGATCCTAATACGTTCAAAAGGGAATAAGATTGTTTTGCTCCCCAGGGCCCAATAAAAAAATAGGTTTGGGCTGAAACGACACACATAACAACGCCAATAACGATAGCGGGAATCGTCAAATATTTTTGGGAAACGCCTAGAGATTTAAAGGCAATAATTTCAGAGTCTGTACTGAGTCTTCCGTAGGTCATAAGCACAGAGAAGAGAACACTCATTGGTAAAATGGCAGGTAAAAAACTGATCGATAAATAAATCACGAGTCTCATGATCACTTCGATGGTTACACCATGAGCGAGAACAAATTCAGTGAGTTTTAAGACTTGGAACATAAGAAGAATAGAAATGAAAACAATAATCCCAGTCAGAAGACTTGGGAGCATTTCTTTGATCATGTAAGTAACAGGTCTCATGTAGTTTCTAATCATGTTGTTTTTCTATCGTACTGCACTGTGGGAATGTATGCACGGCCCTCTTTAAAAGTATGCTATCGCATAACGCATAACAATAACAAATGATTTGGAGGGGCGTCTGGCTCATACTAATGAGTATATGAAAAGAATATTACTTATCAGCGAAGATTTTAACGAGATGACATTTCTTGAAACTTTGCTAAAAAAGTTAGGTTTCGATACTCTAGGTATTCAAAATCCATCGGTCGCACAAGAAAAGGCGATGACGATGAATCCAGAAATGTTAATTTTATCTGATTTCATTAAAGGACAATCTACTCATCAACTCCTAGAGGCGATGGTTGGTTATCGTCCCAACATGTTTGTTATTCTAATGAAGAGCGATGTGGGATCAAAAACTGAACACGTAGGTGAGTTTGTAAACAAGACCATAAAATCTCCAGTAGATCCTGTAGACTTCA
Proteins encoded in this region:
- a CDS encoding ComEC/Rec2 family competence protein → MWFIAIILSLIIGISEFDLFVRISDIASSLQSQCLKFTPDSFYKEIYAAIVCGKKLQSSEFSQNLKNLGIYHVIIVSGSHLIFLSLLVEKFFSSPRLSQLRFITLPLLATYALATGAEPPVVRALLSIGIDTYQKKKKLFWNQNEVIFISVLISLALFDPWKKSYSLLLSYVASVTLSLTGKQNLIAKNIWIYFLILPFLLPLSAPNPLSFITNMVLAPLIGFLFFPLSFLSYIIPYFYLLVDPLWKGFLFLCSAVGPELESLDKFQILISYMWMMAVALNIYGIYQEKKAFHGLP
- a CDS encoding tetratricopeptide repeat protein — protein: MKYIITFVFAVFSILTIVGCAHTPTNKGSAKQANAKKHAKKPSAVKKEADVISVQKSEEDGEGYTKKLIEKLEKEKSELEVQNSMLMQALSERKKAIHKLPKGEVVQQFPEFEELIFDQAKTAYREKDEERLQEAIRIMRANQPHSQTIESMFFWLAQLQENKNLNSQALVTYDEFIKIFPNSEYAPQALFLKGKLYEKLNLKPQALKIYSDIRKNYPHSREKHFAEAKLEIRAEAKLENKLRPQTKRK
- a CDS encoding LysM peptidoglycan-binding domain-containing protein, whose translation is MKRILVNTSWVILLLFMAPVSAQDELSSEIDKLESGQLESESPVAEDPSQSAEDIESELNEEFGISNQKKAVEAAPEPVEAPEELPNEIAGPQDEVSPIVEETKSPEELNEELTLEETVPMDTEKKAQDFKPINPPPAKNLEETPVVEEEKLAPYIEPTQSEPTYSESVPNDFEERMHRIYSQFYTEATSDSAWTQIAGEKIKETYTVQPGDTLWDISVTFFGNGHYWPKVWQMNESITNPHLVSTGYVLKFVPGQIDTAPQLRITENGETQLVPGTTELSTKIEDPSIAAGRGEPTPIIPPPERKYAPVLTTLPPSLPYIMGPKSEGFDKDGFDIQNKRPAIQPAKVYLTSYLSEEKPIHVGKIIEMNEEDDETATLYETVFIQMTNGAQIGEKLSVHSLGPRIKDTAGRGMGYAVIQEGEVQIQELVNQKEDVYKALVIRSIGNAKIGSFVARSPLAVGNINAEKPSPTINAEVVGSTFDGERKILGFQDLVYLNKGSNEGLKEGQVFTVLKSVRDRKKTSLVEDLKEQIARIKVIKTTSERATAIVLNSSQFVRPGDFIGSQAKLPKPEELKTMEDQDSVGEEAIPDEDTDSEQESESDELELE
- a CDS encoding DNA-processing protein DprA, which produces MKPVEFLSILSTQVSGVNLKSFQKLHSLIDIYDLKKDPRMIFGDQLPEKLSENWFDKVLHEYDLFQKNNIHHIYPDHPLYPKDFKTLEKPPLFLSMLGDISCLNRDKISVVGSRYPTSAVLEWMDVYLDPIVKDDIVIVSGAARGIDQKAHSISLKSSKPTIAFLPSGLGEIYPKEFARWKDRITDCGGLLISEYAHDQSIHSHHFHERNRMIAKLGLFLLVCEARRKSGSTMTARLAIENSKTVCVLPGFPTSKNSQGCLDLLFQGALPIRDSDDLKVLIEAEKMSTQRNLQRNLFIPDLFQGIERSYKE
- the lptF gene encoding LPS export ABC transporter permease LptF, which produces MIRNYMRPVTYMIKEMLPSLLTGIIVFISILLMFQVLKLTEFVLAHGVTIEVIMRLVIYLSISFLPAILPMSVLFSVLMTYGRLSTDSEIIAFKSLGVSQKYLTIPAIVIGVVMCVVSAQTYFFIGPWGAKQSYSLLNVLGSSQVISNIREGTFAEGFFDLVVYANSVNEKKGILKDVFIYDERSQSVPVTIIAQEGQILSPKDFSLASTVLRLFKGSIHRTGEGVYTKIQFENYDISLTPELDKNEKEDSPKAMTITEIHRELAKKDITSDRYLKLDTEYHKRWALPFACIIFSLIGVGLGTVVNRRMAKSGGFVVSIGLIVTYWILYVSMETIARNGTIHPAIALWLPNVLFFITALYALKQIWDK